From the Marinitoga sp. 1197 genome, the window ATCCTGTTTTTTAAACTTAGAGTGATATAATATAGTAAAATAATTATATTTGACAGTTCTTTATTATAACTGTAAACATGAGGTGATATTGTGAATATTCTTGTAACAAATGACGATGGGATTATGGCACCAGGTATTTTTATTTTGAAAAAAGAATTAGAAAAAGAGCATAATGTTTATATTGTTGCTCCTGATGTTGAAAGAAGTGCCACCGGTCATGCAATTACCATTCGAAATCCTTTATGGGCTAAAAAAATTTTTCTGAATAATGAATTTTTAGGCTATGCTGCAAATGGAACTCCAGCTGATTGTGTGAAATTAGGGTTAGAAGCAATATATAAAAATATTAATTTCGATATGGTTATTAGTGGAATAAATAAAGGTCCAAATTTAGGAACAGACTTATTATATTCTGGTACTGTTTCGGGAGCACTCGAAGGTTCCTTAAATGGTCTCCCATCAATAGCTATATCAAGTGCTAACTATCAAAATCCAAATTATGAAACAGCAGCAAAATTTCTTTTAAAATTTTTAAAAAATCATAATTTTCTTGATATGCCTGAATTCAGTGCTTTAAATATTAACGTACCAAATGTTGATTATTCAGAAATAAAAGGTTTTAAAATTACCAGACAGAGTAAAAGACGATATAGAGATTATTTTGAACCAAGAAAAGATCCATATGGAAATACTTATTACTGGATGTTAGGAGAGATAATTGAAGATGATGAAGATTTGAATTCAGATTATTTTGTATTAAAAGAGAATTATGTTTCAGTAACACCTATAAAGTCTTTTTTAACAGATTTTGATTATATGAAAAAATTAAAAGAATTAGGAGGGTAAAAATGAATTTAAAGGTTAGATTAATTGGTGATCCTGTTTTAAGAAAAAAAGCTATTAATGTAAAAAACATAGATGAAAATTTTAGAAACTTTTTAGAAATTATGACAAATATGATGTATAAAGAAGATGGAGTTGGTTTAGCTGCACCGCAAATAGGTATTAGTAAAAGATTTTTTATAATGGACGATGGAAATAAATTAAGAAAGGTTATAAATCCTGAAATTATAGAGTTTTTAGGTGAAGAAATTATTTTCGAAGAAGGATGTTTAAGCATTCCAGGAATTTTTTTGAACGTTAAACGCCCTGAAGGCGTAAGAGTAAGATATATGGACGAAAATGGAAATGTAGTAGAAGAAGAATTACACGAATATCCTGCAAGAATATTTCAACATGAGTATGACCATCTGGAAGGTATATTGTTTATAGATAAAGTTAGTACAGCCAGCAAAGCAAAATTAAAAGGTAAAATAAAAGATTTAATGAAAGAAGGAAGAAAAATAGCTAAAGAAATGGGGGAAATTGATATATATGAGAATAGTATTTATGGGAACTCCTGACTTTGCTGCTATTCACTTAAAAAAATTAATAGATTATAAATTTAATGTTGTTGGTGTTTTTTCTCAGCCCGATAAACCAAAAGGCAGAGGTCAAAAACTCATTCCAACTCCAGTAAAAATAATAGCTCTGGAAAATAATATTCCTATTTTTCAACCTAAAAGTGTAAATTTAAAATTAGGATACGAATCCCTGGAAAAATTAAACCCTGATATTATAATAACTGTAGCATATGGTAAAATATTAAAAGATAAAGTTATTAATTTACCTAAATTTGGTTGTTGGAATATACATGCTTCATTGTTACCTAAATATAGAGGCGCTGCGCCAATTCAGAGAGCCATCGAAAACGGTGAAACAAAAACTGGTATTTCTATTTTTAAAATAGTAAAAGAATTAGATGCCGGACCAATTGCCTATATGAAAGAACTTCCAATCTATATGGAAGATAATTTTGAGAGCGTATATAATAGATTAGCCAAACTCGGAAGTGAATCATTAATTGAATTCTTAAATAATTTTGAAATATATAGTAAAAAACTGATATATCAAAATGATAACGAAGCTACTTACGCAAGCAAAATAACAATTGAAGATACATATATAAATTGGTATAATGAAAATATAAAAGTGTTTAATAAAATAAGAGCATACGATCCTATTCCCGGGGCGAAATGCGAATTAAATGGACAAATTGTAAAAGTATTTAATGCATCATTGGGAACATCAAAAAATGATATTCCAGGAAAAGTTTTATCAATTGATAAGTATGGTGCTGAAATTTCAGTTGGTTCAGGAAGCATAAAAATTGGCAAAATACAATTCCCCGGAAAAAAAGCAGTAAAAATAATAGATGCATATAACGGTAGAAAAATTAAAATTGGAGATATATTCAAAAATATAAAAAGGGGTGATTAAAGTGGCAAAAACATTTAATATGTATATGATAAAAGGATATAAGAACGAAAAAGATGCTGAAATCATAGAAAACATATTAAAAAGTATTGAGGGTATTATAAAATTTAAAGTTGAAAAAGCTTTTGGGGCAGTTGAATTAACCTATGACGATGAAAAAGTATCTCGTGAAGAAATAAGTAACAAACTAAAAACAAAAGGGTTTGAATTAAAATATTAAAATGAAAAAAAAATACATATATGGATTTTTATTTGCATTAATAAGCACATTAGTTGTATTTATACTAATTTCAGGAGTTAAAAATTTTGTAAATAATATCCAAAATTTTTTAGGATATAATTATTGGTTTTTATTTTTTGGTTTTTTTATTATAACTATAAAATGGGTTATTGAAAGTTTTGTAATAAAAGTTTTATTACAAAAAGTGTCTTTAAAACAGGCTTTAAATTTCACTCTTATAGGACAATTCTACAGTTATTTAACACCTTTTTATACCGGAGGACAACCATTTCAGATAATATATATTTCAAAATATGGTATAGATCCTGGGCAAGCAACAGCTGCTATTCTTTTTAAAACTTTTATTTTTCAAATTAGTATGGCATTTTTAGGTATCGTAGCTACGATATATTCTTTTTTTCATTTTTCTATTTATATTACTTCGGGTATTATTTTAGGAGTTTTATTGAATTCATTAGCTGTTTTTTTGATAATTTTTTATGTAATAAATCAAAAAGCTGCTATAAATACCACTCTATATTTTGTAAAAATCTTAAAAAAAATAGGGGTTTTAAAAAATCCTGAAAAATATATTGACGAAATAATTTCTAAAGTAAAAAGTTTTATTGAAACATTTAAGCTACAATCAAAGAGATTAATTAATATTATCCTGGTTTTTGTTTTGAGTATATTTCAATTTTCATGTTCTTTTCTAGTATTGCCAGTGATTCTAAAGGGATTTAATAAGAACATATCATTAAAACTCGTTTTTAGATCATTAATAACTCAAATAACTTCTTCTATTATTCCAACGCCAGGAACTTCTGGAGGTGCTGAAGGAATATTTTATTTTTTATTTTCTGATTTTATAATAAAGGAAAGAATTGGAACAGTTATAGTTTTATGGAGATTTACAACTTACTATTATGTATTGTTAATAGGCGGTATTGTAGTCTTATTAAATCATAAAAGAAACTTAAATAAAAATGGATCTTCCACAAAAAGAATGGGTAATTAAAAATAAAATGATATATTTAAAAACATTTTCCATTTTCAAAGCATGTGGATTTAGCGATTTTTCATGCATTTTTTAAAGATTAAAACTAATATACAAATAGTTTTAGAAGATAATAATAAAAAGATTAATTAATAAAAAAAGAAGGAACTTAAAAGTTCCTTCTTTTTTTATTGGTGCCGAGGGCGGGACTTGAACCCGCACGGGATAAATTCCCACATGGCCCTCAACCATGCGTGTCTGCCGATTCCACCACCTCGGCAAGCCTTTCATATTATACAATAACTTTTATATTTTGTCAACTATATAATTTTTAAATTTGATACAAACTTATATAAAATATTATTTTCAAAAAATCCAAACAATATGGGAATTATATTGTTTTACAAAGGTAATTCTTTATTAATAAATTATTGATATAAAAAACAAATATTCAAGTTACATAAAATAATTCTATATTTTCTTATTAGAAAATAATAAAAATTTTACAAAGAATGTCTGTAAAATAAATATTTTTTCAAAATCATGTATATATTTTTGTATTATTATTTAGTAAGGAGGTGTTTTGATGGAATATAAAAATGGAAAAATCAATACATTATCACAATATGAATTTTTAAAACAGATTAAAGATATTGAAAATGAGGAAGAGTTAAAAGATTTTACAAAAAAAAGGTTTTTTAATTCCATTCAAAACGTAAATGATAAAAACAAAAAAGAAAAACTGAATAGCGATAGGTGAATTTTATGGTATATAATAGTGAACCACCTATTATTGAAATAAAAAATTTTTCATTATATATGAATAATAAAGAAGTATTAAAATCAATAAATTTAAAATTATATAACAATGAATCTGTCTTGATTTATGGCGAAAGAAATTCAGGAAAATCATCATTATTAAGATCTTTTGTACATTTAAATGAAGAATTATTTAATAATGTTTATGGAAAAGGAGATATAAAATATAGAGGAAAAGATGTCAGAGAACAGGAAAAAAAATATTTAAGAAGTAACATAACTTATACCGAACCACAGTACTTACAAAATTTAAATTATATATCCTTGAAGGAATTACTTAAAGTA encodes:
- the fmt gene encoding methionyl-tRNA formyltransferase, translated to MRIVFMGTPDFAAIHLKKLIDYKFNVVGVFSQPDKPKGRGQKLIPTPVKIIALENNIPIFQPKSVNLKLGYESLEKLNPDIIITVAYGKILKDKVINLPKFGCWNIHASLLPKYRGAAPIQRAIENGETKTGISIFKIVKELDAGPIAYMKELPIYMEDNFESVYNRLAKLGSESLIEFLNNFEIYSKKLIYQNDNEATYASKITIEDTYINWYNENIKVFNKIRAYDPIPGAKCELNGQIVKVFNASLGTSKNDIPGKVLSIDKYGAEISVGSGSIKIGKIQFPGKKAVKIIDAYNGRKIKIGDIFKNIKRGD
- a CDS encoding heavy-metal-associated domain-containing protein is translated as MAKTFNMYMIKGYKNEKDAEIIENILKSIEGIIKFKVEKAFGAVELTYDDEKVSREEISNKLKTKGFELKY
- the def gene encoding peptide deformylase, with amino-acid sequence MNLKVRLIGDPVLRKKAINVKNIDENFRNFLEIMTNMMYKEDGVGLAAPQIGISKRFFIMDDGNKLRKVINPEIIEFLGEEIIFEEGCLSIPGIFLNVKRPEGVRVRYMDENGNVVEEELHEYPARIFQHEYDHLEGILFIDKVSTASKAKLKGKIKDLMKEGRKIAKEMGEIDIYENSIYGNS
- the surE gene encoding 5'/3'-nucleotidase SurE; amino-acid sequence: MNILVTNDDGIMAPGIFILKKELEKEHNVYIVAPDVERSATGHAITIRNPLWAKKIFLNNEFLGYAANGTPADCVKLGLEAIYKNINFDMVISGINKGPNLGTDLLYSGTVSGALEGSLNGLPSIAISSANYQNPNYETAAKFLLKFLKNHNFLDMPEFSALNINVPNVDYSEIKGFKITRQSKRRYRDYFEPRKDPYGNTYYWMLGEIIEDDEDLNSDYFVLKENYVSVTPIKSFLTDFDYMKKLKELGG
- a CDS encoding lysylphosphatidylglycerol synthase transmembrane domain-containing protein — encoded protein: MKKKYIYGFLFALISTLVVFILISGVKNFVNNIQNFLGYNYWFLFFGFFIITIKWVIESFVIKVLLQKVSLKQALNFTLIGQFYSYLTPFYTGGQPFQIIYISKYGIDPGQATAAILFKTFIFQISMAFLGIVATIYSFFHFSIYITSGIILGVLLNSLAVFLIIFYVINQKAAINTTLYFVKILKKIGVLKNPEKYIDEIISKVKSFIETFKLQSKRLINIILVFVLSIFQFSCSFLVLPVILKGFNKNISLKLVFRSLITQITSSIIPTPGTSGGAEGIFYFLFSDFIIKERIGTVIVLWRFTTYYYVLLIGGIVVLLNHKRNLNKNGSSTKRMGN